The following DNA comes from Croceicoccus sp. YJ47.
GATCCTGATGCATGGTGAAGACCGCATCCGGCTTTGCCGGGCGCTTGGCAAGAAATTGGTCGTAGTCCAGCGTCGCCGTATCCCCCAGCAATTGCCGCGCGATCGAGGCCGTACGCAATTCGTAGAGGTTGCCGCAAAGTTCGGGGCGATAGGTCCTGGGCAGCACCGCGTTGACGAGGCTGAATTCCTCGAACTTACGATCATAGGGGCCGGACATGTCGCAGAAGTCCTTGCCCATGCCGGGGACTTCGCCGCGGATGAAGCGATCGAACAATTCCTCGATACCGGACAGTTCGTCGTCGGTCATCACCTGGCGCAGGGTAATGTACCCGTCACGGTGAAACCGCTCGATCTCTTCCGGGGAGAGAATGAAGGCAGCGCCTTGTCGGCCAAAGGTCGTGGACATGTCGAACGGCATCCTTGTCTGTCCGCTCGAGCGGCGTCTTGGGTGACGATTATTAATCGGCGATTAGATGAAGGTCAACGCTCTCGTGCGCCCATGCGTAACGGCGGGTTGCGCCGGGAACGGGAAAGCGGCGTTGCTGGCCTGCTCGTCGCCCCGGCGCACATCCTGGCCATACCGGGGGGCACGTGCGGCGCTCCCCTTGCATATAATCTAATCAGCGCTTAATCGAACCTCTGATTCGATAATGACCCCGCACCCGCAAGGCGCGAGGTGAACAGATTCAAGGGAGACCCTGCATGGCCGGACAATTCAAATACGGCGTATCCGCCTACAGCTATGGCGAGGATTATGGTTCGGTCATGGCGATGGAGGATGTTTTCGATCACATCGCCGGAACCGGTGCCACAGGGATCGAGATTCTTGGCGAGGGACAGATCGAAGGCTACCCCAATCCCCCCACCAGCTGGCTCGACCGGTGGTTCGGCCTGCTCGAAACGTACGACCTCGAACCCACCAACATGTGTTCGTGGGTGGATACCCGCATCACGCTGAAGCACAGCCTGACAATCGAGGAGGGAGCGGCGGAACTGGAGCGCGACCTGCGCCTCGCCCATCGGCTGGGCTTCAAGTTTCTGCGCCCCAAGTTCGGCGTCATCTCGCATGACCTGATCCCCGATCCGCAGTGGGAAGCCTATACCGAGCGCAATCTCGATCTTGCGGCGAAACTGGACGTGGTGATCTGCCCGGAAATCCATTCCCCGACGCCGATCAAGCACAAGGTCGTCGACGGCTATATCGACTTCATCGAACGCACCGGCAGCGAGAATTTTCGCCTGATGATCGATACCGGCATTTTCCAGGACAGGCCGTTGACGCACTGGGGATCGCATCAGATCAACGAGGAGGCCCGCAAGCACATGGAATTCCTCAACGGCATCGCCGTCGATCCGGAGGATTTCCTGGACGTTGCGAAATATGTGGCCTTCGTCCAGGCCAAGTTTCACGACATCGACGAGAATCTGGAAGACCAGAACATTCCCTGGAAGCCGGTGATCTCCGCCATCAAGCGTTCGGGCTACTCCGGTTACCTTTCCAGCGAGTACGAAGGCTGGCGCGCGCCCTGGCGCTCGATCGACCAGGTGCGGCGTCAGCACGTCTTGCTGCGCAAGCTGGAGCGCGAATTCGACGAGGGGCGTCCTTAGGCACCCGTCGTCCAACCCGCGCACAATCCATCCAGATCGGAGTTTATTCCATGCTTGAACATCAATTGATCCAGGGCACCGGCTTTCGCAATTTCGGCCCCGACGGCGCACGCGAAGGTTTTGCCGTCCGCATCCGTATTCCCAACTATCACGGCACCCGCCTGTCGCAGATCGATGGCTTCGACGTGACGGTCGATGGCGAGTTCTTTCCTTTCGAAAAGAACCGCTTCGGCATCCGCGACGAAGTCTACACGCTGGAAGAAATGCGTGAGGAAACCGAGGCACGCTGGGGCTTGACCGAGTGGGGCGAAATCCTGGTCGACAAGCCGGGCGGTCTCGAACCGGGTGTGCACACGGTCGAAGTAAAAGCGCGGATCCGCTATTCCTATTTTCCGCCCGATGTACATATTTTCCCGACCCATGCAGAGCGTCTGGCCACCATCTGCATCCCGTGATCGCACGGTTTCGCCGGCAGTCCTTCACCGGGCTGCCGGCGTGCCAGCGCTTATGGGAATCCGTTTACGCAGCCCGCCCGCTCGCAACCTTGCGGCGGCGGGCTTTTTTGTTTCACGAGGCTCGGCCCGATATCCGGCCTCCCATCGCGCTTGGCAAAACCTCTGTTGCCCGGCGCGAAAATGTCGCCTCTGGCGGGCCTTGCGAATTATCGCGAAGCCTTCTCATCGCCGCA
Coding sequences within:
- a CDS encoding sugar phosphate isomerase/epimerase, which gives rise to MAGQFKYGVSAYSYGEDYGSVMAMEDVFDHIAGTGATGIEILGEGQIEGYPNPPTSWLDRWFGLLETYDLEPTNMCSWVDTRITLKHSLTIEEGAAELERDLRLAHRLGFKFLRPKFGVISHDLIPDPQWEAYTERNLDLAAKLDVVICPEIHSPTPIKHKVVDGYIDFIERTGSENFRLMIDTGIFQDRPLTHWGSHQINEEARKHMEFLNGIAVDPEDFLDVAKYVAFVQAKFHDIDENLEDQNIPWKPVISAIKRSGYSGYLSSEYEGWRAPWRSIDQVRRQHVLLRKLEREFDEGRP
- a CDS encoding DUF6379 domain-containing protein, whose amino-acid sequence is MLEHQLIQGTGFRNFGPDGAREGFAVRIRIPNYHGTRLSQIDGFDVTVDGEFFPFEKNRFGIRDEVYTLEEMREETEARWGLTEWGEILVDKPGGLEPGVHTVEVKARIRYSYFPPDVHIFPTHAERLATICIP